The following nucleotide sequence is from Mesobacillus jeotgali.
CGGAAAGATAAATCAAAAAGTCGGGTTGGTCATGCAGGATCCTGATTCTCAGTTTTGCATGCTGACTGTCGAGGAAGAATTAGCTTTTGTTTTAGAGAATATTCAATTTCCTAGATCGGAAATGAAAGAAAGAATAGATTATGCCCTAGACTTAGTAGACATAAGGCACTTTAAACACAGGCTGATCCACTCACTCTCTGGCGGGCAAAAGCAAAAGCTTGCGATTGCATGTGCACTGGCAATGGAACCTGAGTTATTAATACTTGATGAACCTACTGCCAATCTGGACCCCGCCTCAGGGTTCGAATTGGTCCAAACGTTAAAAAGATTAAAGAATGAGCACTCGTTTAGCATCCTAGTTATCGAGCATAACCTGGATCATTGGCTCGAAGTGATGGATCGCTGCATCATATTGAATTCTGCGGGTGAACTGTTTTTTAATGGTCCGCCTGATGTTTGTTTTAATCATTTTGCAAAAGAACTGGCAAGTGAAGGGATTTGGTTACCCCGCTCTATTGACGCAGGGTTGAAGCTTCGGGAGGCTGGATTGCTAATGTCCTCCTTCCTGCCTATGACGATTGATGAACTGATTGAAAATAGTATAGATTTAGGGAAAACAGTGAATTTCTTAAAAACGGATGGCCGCGAGCAAAAACCGAATCCTTCTCCAGCCATTTTCGAAGTGAAGGATGTCAGTTATTCGAAAGAGAATCATGTATTAATCGAGGATATTTCTATATCGATTAATGGTGGTGAAATTATTGCAATAGCCGGTTCAAACGGATCCGGGAAGACTACTTTTTCAAAATGTTTGGCCGGGTTGATTCCATCACGAGGTGACATAAAATTTCAAGGTCACTCTTTAGAAGACTGGCCTGAGGAACAAAAGTGGAGCAGGCTCGGATATGTGTTTCAAAATCCTGAGCATCAATTTATTACTGATTCCGTGATGGAAGAAATAAATTACAGTCTTCAATCGAAAGAGCATACGGCTCAAAGATATAAGAATAGAGATATTTTGAGAACCCTTCGCATGGCTGACCACGTTAACAGTCACCCATTCTCATTGAGCCAGGGACAAAAAAGGCGACTGAGTGTGGCTGTCATGCTGGTGAACGGTCAGGAGGTTCTGATTATGGACGAACCAACTTTTGGACAGGATGCTGTCACGTCAAAGGAAATAATCGATTTTACGGTCAATGCGGTACCTGAGACAGGAAGCATTATTATGATTACACATGATATGGATTTAGTTGATCGTTACGCAGACAAAGTATTAGTAA
It contains:
- a CDS encoding ABC transporter ATP-binding protein yields the protein MISQPSLPFLEVSNVTFRFEEDQDDILKNITFDINENENILVLGPSGSGKSTLAYCMNNLYPASVDGIMSGSIKFRGKELSSFESGKINQKVGLVMQDPDSQFCMLTVEEELAFVLENIQFPRSEMKERIDYALDLVDIRHFKHRLIHSLSGGQKQKLAIACALAMEPELLILDEPTANLDPASGFELVQTLKRLKNEHSFSILVIEHNLDHWLEVMDRCIILNSAGELFFNGPPDVCFNHFAKELASEGIWLPRSIDAGLKLREAGLLMSSFLPMTIDELIENSIDLGKTVNFLKTDGREQKPNPSPAIFEVKDVSYSKENHVLIEDISISINGGEIIAIAGSNGSGKTTFSKCLAGLIPSRGDIKFQGHSLEDWPEEQKWSRLGYVFQNPEHQFITDSVMEEINYSLQSKEHTAQRYKNRDILRTLRMADHVNSHPFSLSQGQKRRLSVAVMLVNGQEVLIMDEPTFGQDAVTSKEIIDFTVNAVPETGSIIMITHDMDLVDRYADKVLVMEKGKMIFYGAPGMLWNQPGILAKASLRLPFIKELEMQLEGKYAVK